Proteins from a genomic interval of Fundulus heteroclitus isolate FHET01 chromosome 21, MU-UCD_Fhet_4.1, whole genome shotgun sequence:
- the ndufb4 gene encoding NADH dehydrogenase [ubiquinone] 1 beta subcomplex subunit 4, which translates to MADYREAPLATRPKTLDPNEYFNLSPEQRRAEESRAALRAGLKRQYQLQLNDPHRKELIEDPALTRWVYARANPYPLFRATKKTSLLGVMFGVVPLFALYYVFKTDRDNKEEKIKAGTLERSFSLAS; encoded by the exons ATGGCGGACTACCGAGAGGCGCCCTTGGCCACCCGGCCAAAAACGCTTGACCCGAATGAATATTTCAATCTTTCTCCGGAGCAGAGGCGCGCGGAGGAGTCCCGGGCAGCACTGCGGGCCGGCCTGAAGCGGCAGTACCAGCTGCAGCTCAACGACCCGCACAGGAAGGAGCTCATT GAAGACCCTGCGCTGACCCGATGGGTGTATGCACGAGCCAACCCCTACCCTCTCTTCAGAGCCACAAAGAAGACCTCTCTGCTTGGTGTGATGTTTGGAGTGGTGCCTCTGTTTGCCCTCTATTACGTCTTCAAGACCGACCGG GATAACAAGGAGGAGAAGATTAAGGCCGGGACCCTCGAGCGCAGCTTCAGTTTAGCGTCATGA
- the LOC110368593 gene encoding sperm-associated antigen 16 protein encodes MDSSPDRGQKQQHDGSTDGRDSFEFGDDVLKDEWSLGDDDDDEEEDLKAMVETIRDKVELSAPSSAHRQLSMLDFLRSFLSQRNMTGTLECFETEWVELGQTGEVDPRWADPVPEVYTENQRLAGELKNAEREKEEYRRAASAAAGALERVRRARDAHRLQHLRVVQDKNRLIEEIKRLKAQCDSCQAAVKRMSEKYQAVSKQVLQAVKQQGDVSLSQTVHESNAH; translated from the coding sequence ATGGACTCTTCTCCTGACAGAGGTCAAAAACAGCAACACGACGGGTCTACAGATGGTCGCGATAGCTTTGAATTTGGGGACGATGTATTGAAAGATGAATGGAGCCTTGGAGATGACGACGACGACGAAGAAGAAGACTTAAAGGCGATGGTGGAAACCATCCGGGACAAGGTTGAGCTGTCGGCACCCAGCAGCGCTCACAGACAGCTTTCAATGCTGGATTTTTTACGTAGTTTCCTTTCCCAACGCAACATGACGGGGACGTTGGAGTGTTTCGAAACTGAATGGGTCGAGCTGGGGCAGACGGGGGAGGTGGACCCGAGGTGGGCCGACCCGGTCCCGGAAGTGTACACCGAAAACCAGCGGTTGGCCGGAGAGCTGAAAAATGCCGAGCGCGAGAAGGAGGAGTACAGGCGCGCGGCCTCCGCTGCAGCCGGAGCCCTGGAGAGGGTCCGGAGAGCCAGAGACGCCCACCGGCTGCAGCACCTACGGGTGGTGCAGGACAAGAACAGACTGATCGAGGAAATAAAAAGGCTGAAAGCGCAGTGTGACAGCTGCCAGGCTGCAGTGAAGAGGATGAGTGAAAAATACCAGGCGGTGTCGAAGCAGGTCCTGCAGGCGGTGAAGCAGCAGGGGGACGTCTCCTTATCTCAGACCGTCCATGAAAGCAATGCTCATTGA